The following are encoded in a window of Sander vitreus isolate 19-12246 unplaced genomic scaffold, sanVit1 ctg502_0, whole genome shotgun sequence genomic DNA:
- the LOC144514226 gene encoding uncharacterized protein LOC144514226: MKKNSGYISSDLLLSVFLVLQVSFPVSSSCLFLLLLLHPLSSSSSLPPSHPPPPPPPPPLPPPPPPPPPPDEAETGLLFCCQRQRFQSTHTIRCLGVPEVFQVELQREKPSNQSSRGLFQVLQDSFCLLLLLLLLLLLLLSPPPPPPPPPPPPPDEAETGLLFCCQRQRFQSTHTIRCLGVPEVFQVELQREKPSNQSSRGPETGLLFCCQRQRFQSTHTIRCLGVPEVFQVELQREKPSNQSSRGRPIRDQTLLNLNLNLNLNLNPAVCP; the protein is encoded by the exons ATGAAGAAGAACTCAG GATACATCTCCTCTGATCTTCTGTTGTCAGTGTTTCTGGTTCTACAAGTCTCGTTtcctgtctcctcctcctgcctcttcctcctcctcctcctccatcctctctcctcctcctcctcccttcctccttctcatcctcctcctcctcctcctcctcctcctcttcctcctcctcctcctcctcctcctcctcctgatgAAGCTGAAACAggtttgttgttttgctgtcaGAGACAAAGGTTTCAGTCGACACACACGATAAGATGTCTCGGTGTCCCAGAGGTCTTCCAGGTGGAGCTGCAGCGTGAGAAACCCTCCAATCAGAGCAGTCGAGGAC TGTTTCAGGTTCTACAggattctttctgtctcctcctcctcctcctcctcctcctcctcctcctcctctctcctcctcctcctcctcctcctcctcctcctcctcctcctgatgAAGCTGAAACAggtttgttgttttgctgtcaGAGACAAAGGTTTCAGTCGACACACACGATAAGATGTCTCGGTGTCCCAGAGGTCTTCCAGGTGGAGCTGCAGCGTGAGAAACCCTCCAATCAGAGCAGTCGAGGAC CTGAAACAggtttgttgttttgctgtcaGAGACAAAGGTTTCAGTCGACACACACGATAAGATGTCTCGGTGTCCCAGAGGTCTTCCAGGTGGAGCTGCAGCGTGAGAAACCCTCCAATCAGAGCAGTCGAGGAC GACCCATCAGAGACCAGACCctgctgaacctgaacctgaac